Proteins encoded within one genomic window of Rutidosis leptorrhynchoides isolate AG116_Rl617_1_P2 unplaced genomic scaffold, CSIRO_AGI_Rlap_v1 contig229, whole genome shotgun sequence:
- the LOC139882118 gene encoding LOW QUALITY PROTEIN: metal tolerance protein 11-like (The sequence of the model RefSeq protein was modified relative to this genomic sequence to represent the inferred CDS: inserted 3 bases in 3 codons; deleted 4 bases in 2 codons), producing the protein MVEPLTTDQEEATVTIETNTNNGDVSWRLNLMGFQLSNEHRDKVSTSSLHDCLGGVLGPEDNVAEYYQQQVEMLEGFNEMDALTERGFVPGLSKEEQEKLARSETMAIRISNVANMILFVAKVYASVRSGSLAIIASTLDSLLDLLSGFILWFTAFSMQDANPYQYPIGKKRMQPLGILVFASVMATLGLQIIXESLRTLFSAVKNYRYEFDLSKEQEQWVVGIMLSVTMVKLALVFYCRTFTNEIVKAYAQDHXFDVITNIIGLIAALLANYFDDWMDPVGAIILALYTIRTWSVTVLENXNSLVGKSATPEFLQKLTYLCWNHHKAIRQIDTVRAYTFGSHYFVEVDIVLPSDMPLQEAHDIGESLQEKLELLPEIERAFVHLDYEYTHKPEHAHAR; encoded by the exons ATGGTTGAGCCGTTAACGACCGATCAAGAGGAG GCAACAGTCACTATTGAAACCAACACCAATAATGGCGACGTCTCGTGGCGGCTTAACTTGATGGGTTTC CAATTATCTAATGAACACAGAGATAAAGTTTCTACTAGCAGTCTCCATGACTGTCTTGGTGGGGTTTTAG GCCCAGAAGATAACGTGGCTGAGTACTATCAGCAGCAGGTTGAAATGCTGGAGGGTTTTAATGAAATGGATGCCTTAACTGAGCGAGGATTTGTTCCTGGATTGTCAAAG GAAGAACAGGAAAAGCTGGCCAGAAGTGAGACCATGGCCATAAGGATATCTAATGTCGCAAACATGATTCTATTTGTTGCCAAAGTCTATGCATCCGTCAGAAGCGGCTCATTAGCCATCATTGCATCAACTCTTGACTCTCTTCTGGATCTCTTATCTGGCTTCATCCTCTGGTTTACTGCATTTTCGATGCAAGACGCCAACCCATATCAGTATCCCATCGGCAAGAAGCGGATGCAGCCGCTG GGAATTCTTGTCTTTGCTTCCGTCATGGCAACTTTGGGTCTGCAAATAA TTGAATCATTGCGTACACTGTTCTCTGCTGTAAAAAACTATA GATATGAGTTTGACCTCAGCAAAGAGCAGGAGCAGTGGGTTGTTGGCATAATGCTGTCAGTAACAATGGTAAAGCTGGCACTGGTTTTCTATTGTCGAACGTTTACTAATGAAATTGTCAAAGCTTATGCACAAGACC TTTTCGATGTCATCACCAATATCATTGGGCTTATTGCGGCACTTCTTGCCAACTACTTTGATGATTGGATGGACCCTGTCGGAGCTATCATT TTGGCCCTGTACACCATCCGCACGTGGTCTGTCACAGTCTTGGAAA GTAACTCACTCGTGGGGAAGTCAGCTACTCCTGAATTCTTACAGAAGCTGACATACCTTTGCTGGAATCATCACAAGGCTATACGTCAAATTGATACTGTACGAGCTTATACATTTGGATCACATTACTTTGTCGAAGTCGACATTGTGTTGCCGTCAGACATGCCCTTGCAAGAGGCTCACGACATTGGGGAATCGTTGCAGGAGAAGCTTGAGCTTTTGCCGGAAATTGAGCGAGCTTTCGTTCATCTTGATTATGAGTACACCCACAAACCTGAGCACGCTCATGCACGCTAG
- the LOC139882119 gene encoding LOW QUALITY PROTEIN: glucose-6-phosphate/phosphate translocator 2, chloroplastic-like (The sequence of the model RefSeq protein was modified relative to this genomic sequence to represent the inferred CDS: deleted 2 bases in 1 codon): MISSMKHTTSFLSPPTDFLFKTRPSLKTQFYALPIIRNQLNNVDGLSISSQKPLHIAMVGSLKLLTAKRDGVKCNAYEADRSQPLDVNLHSQCEAASKIKIGIYFATWWALNVVFNIYNKKVLNVFPYPWLTSTLCLACGSLMMLVSWATRIADAPKTDSGFWKTLFPVAVAHTIGHVAATVSMSKVAVSFTHIIKSSEPAFSVLVQRFLLGEAFPLPVYLSLVPIIGGCALSAATELNFNMTGFVGAMISNLAFVFRNIFSKKGMKGQSVSGMNYYACLSMMSLLILIPFAIAIEGPQLWTAGWNKALSQIGPNFVWWVVAQSVFYHLYNQVSYMSLDQISPLTFSIGKHNEAISVIVSSIIIFHTPVQPINALGAAIAIFGTFLYSQVSPTNQSQNLI, translated from the exons ATGATCTCTTCAATGAAGCACACAACTTCTTTTCTCTCTCCACCCACTGATTTCTTGTTTAAGACAAGACCATCTCTCAAAACGCAATTCTACGCATTACCCATTATCAGAAATCAGCTGAATAATGTTGACGGCCTCTCTATTTCATCTCAAAAGCCGCTTCATATCGCCATGGTTGGAAGTTTGAAACTTTTGACGGCAAAAAGAGATGGAGTTAAGTGCAATGCGTATGAGGCTGACAGATCACAGCCTTTGGACGTTAACTTGCATTCTCAGTGTGAGGCTGCTAGTAAAATAAAAATTGGGATTTATTTTGCTACATGGTGGGCTCTGAATGTGGTTTTCAACATCTATAATAAGAAGGTGTTGAATGTTTTTCCTTACCCTTGGCTCACTTCAACCCTATGTCTTGCTTGTGGCTCTCTTATGATGTTGGTCTCTTGGGCTACGAGAATTGCTGATGCCCCTAAAACCGATTCCGGGTTCTGGAAGACTCTATTCCCG GTTGCTGTGGCTCATACAATCGGCCACGTGGCTGCTACAGTAAGTATGTCAAAGGTAGCAGTTTCATTTACACACATCATTAAGAGCAGTGAGCCAGCTTTCAGTGTCTTGGTTCAAAGGTTTCTATTAGGCGAGGCATTTCCTCTTCCCGTTTACTTGTCTCTCGTGCCGATTATCGGAGGCTGTGCTCTCTCTGCTGCCACTGAGCTCAATTTCAACATGACCG GATTTGTTGGGGCAATGATATCAAACTTAGCATTCGTGTTCCGAAACATTTTCTCAAAGAAAGGAATGAAAGGGCAGTCAGTTAGTGGGATGAATTACTATGCTTGTCTTTCGATGATGTCTCTTTTGATTCTCATTCCCTTCGCAATTGCTATAGAGGGACCTCAGCTGTGGACTGCTGGCTGGAACAAAGCTCTCTCCCAAATTGGACCCAATTTCGTATG GTGGGTGGTGGCTCAGAGTGTGTTCTATCACTTATACAATCAAGTTTCATATATGTCTCTTGATCAGATCTCTCCCTTAACATTTAGCATTGGAAAACACAATGAAGCG ATATCCGTCATAGTTTCCTCGATCATCATCTTCCATACTCCTGTCCAACCAATCAATGCCCTAGGAGCTGCCATTGCAATTTTTGGCACCTTTCTATATTCACAAGTGAGTCCTACAAATCAATCTCAGAATCTGATTTAG